Proteins from one Kiritimatiellia bacterium genomic window:
- a CDS encoding PEP-CTERM sorting domain-containing protein: protein MRLVTFILVFCVCGSLAARAANNAQDDASDSIYTVPVPSWTNGMNGGVGFGAWQLSGAGPTFGFFVWNSTQNGDGFDNGNIGGNPSDSDIDTGVMLPVSWGLYASGGSIASARRYFTGSPSHLEPGQVFSVDFDNGYIEPSGGRDPNYISISLIDSMGQEVLTVGFTGGLLNYWWTDYNSSGTTTVPFGDEGLNFTVTIGSTPTDYTAKLTRRDGNSFTWSGTLTAPAAGFLAYNQNAGGPVGGPAFNLYINSMSIVPEPSTVALAAVGILVGAVRFMRRRS, encoded by the coding sequence ATGAGACTAGTTACATTTATTCTAGTATTCTGTGTTTGCGGTAGTTTGGCCGCACGTGCTGCCAATAATGCCCAAGACGACGCGAGCGATTCAATTTACACAGTTCCGGTGCCAAGCTGGACGAATGGTATGAATGGCGGCGTAGGGTTTGGCGCGTGGCAGTTATCGGGAGCAGGTCCTACTTTTGGTTTTTTTGTCTGGAACTCGACACAGAACGGAGATGGTTTCGATAACGGAAACATCGGTGGAAACCCAAGCGATTCGGATATCGATACGGGCGTCATGCTACCCGTTTCATGGGGTTTGTATGCAAGCGGTGGAAGCATTGCGAGTGCACGTCGTTACTTTACCGGCTCGCCTAGTCATCTCGAGCCTGGCCAAGTTTTCTCGGTGGACTTTGATAATGGGTATATCGAGCCGTCTGGTGGGCGAGACCCCAACTACATCAGCATTTCCCTCATCGATTCTATGGGACAAGAGGTGTTGACAGTTGGCTTCACCGGAGGATTGTTAAATTATTGGTGGACCGACTATAACTCAAGTGGCACGACGACGGTGCCATTCGGCGATGAAGGTTTAAATTTTACCGTGACCATCGGATCCACCCCAACCGACTACACAGCAAAACTTACGAGGCGGGACGGAAACAGCTTTACTTGGTCAGGTACGCTTACTGCTCCTGCCGCGGGATTTCTTGCGTATAATCAGAATGCAGGTGGCCCCGTGGGTGGGCCTGCTTTCAATTTATACATCAACAGCATGTCCATAGTGCCAGAGCCCTCTACGGTGGCACTCGCGGCTGTTGGGATTTTGGTTGGCGCGGTGCGATTTATGCGCCGCCGTTCCTGA
- a CDS encoding 2-oxoglutarate dehydrogenase E1 component, producing the protein MNIPVPDAANTPFVEELFRDFLRDPNSVPPAWRTYFAAMDGREAISAESPTEEEIRRRMLDRARLRTVPVGAAPAASPPGGSDMARKQAAVLRLIHAYRLLGHYRAQVDPINLRGLPNIPDLDPAFHGLREADYDLVFNTGNLGGRAEMKLRDIIEMLRETYTEHIGAEFMHIVDVNEQRWLQSRLESTRTNPDYPADFKIRLLERITAAEGLEQYLHAKYSGQKRFSLEGGESLITALDELIQRAGTHGVEEIVIGMAHRGRLNVLVNIMGKSPKELFEEFEGKHKWKGNYTGDVKYHQGFSSDVQTPGGVVHLALGFNPSHLEIIDPVTCGSVRARQDQRQDSTRTKVMGVLIHGDAAFAGQGVVYETMNLSQTRGYGTGGTIHIVVNNRIGFTTSHPLDARSALYCTDVGKVIQAPIFHVNGDDPEAVAFIVQLAVQFRMEFHRDVIIDLVCYRRHGHNEADEPAATQPMMYKKIRKHPTTRQVYAEHLIRQGIIQPADAERMVQEYREALEAGRQVAPNIVLGRKNKYRVNWAKFREAKWTDDYQTAVPAARIRQLGQRMNELPEEFELHPRVAKIIDDRLKMASGALPIDWGFAEIMAYATLLVEGYPVRLSGQDSGRGTFFHRHAVLHNQRNGDEYIPLQHLSENQAPFTVIDSILSEEAVLGFEYGYSAASPNALVIWEAQFGDFANGAQVVIDQFIVAAEQKWGLLSGLTLMLPHGWEGQGPEHTSARLERFLQLCAQDNIQVCYPSTPEQMFHLLRRQMLRPYRKPLIIMTPKSMLRRKITFSTLEDLAFGRFDPVIGEIDPIKPSDVRRICLCTGKVYWDLLEARRERRIQDIAIVRIEQLYPFPLDDLIREIQRYPRARQVYWVQEEPQNQGAWYLIQDPIRLAMLPGQTLHYAGRIPMAAPAGGDYNKHLERQRKLVDAALAPRPGEETTLLTAQPHLLAVSEPAVAGGKT; encoded by the coding sequence ATGAACATTCCGGTGCCAGACGCTGCAAATACGCCATTTGTTGAAGAACTTTTTCGTGATTTTCTCAGGGATCCCAATTCCGTGCCCCCGGCGTGGCGGACCTATTTTGCCGCGATGGATGGGCGCGAGGCCATCTCAGCGGAGAGTCCGACCGAAGAGGAAATTCGGCGCCGAATGTTGGACCGCGCGCGGTTGAGGACGGTTCCCGTGGGGGCCGCGCCGGCGGCTTCACCTCCCGGCGGTTCGGACATGGCGCGCAAGCAGGCGGCGGTGCTCAGATTGATTCACGCATACCGGCTTCTTGGCCATTATCGCGCACAGGTCGATCCGATTAATTTGCGCGGGTTGCCGAATATACCCGACCTGGATCCGGCGTTCCATGGGTTGCGGGAAGCGGATTACGACCTGGTCTTCAACACGGGCAATCTCGGCGGTCGCGCGGAGATGAAGCTTCGCGACATCATCGAGATGCTCCGCGAGACCTACACCGAGCACATCGGCGCCGAGTTCATGCATATCGTGGACGTGAACGAGCAGCGCTGGCTCCAGTCCCGGCTCGAGAGCACGCGGACCAACCCCGATTATCCGGCGGATTTCAAGATACGACTTCTGGAGCGCATCACGGCGGCCGAAGGGCTCGAGCAATATCTGCACGCCAAATATTCGGGCCAGAAGAGATTCTCCCTCGAGGGCGGCGAATCGCTAATCACGGCGCTGGACGAACTGATTCAACGGGCGGGAACACACGGCGTGGAAGAGATCGTGATCGGGATGGCCCACCGCGGACGCCTCAACGTCCTCGTCAACATCATGGGTAAGTCGCCCAAGGAGCTGTTTGAGGAGTTTGAAGGCAAGCACAAGTGGAAGGGCAATTACACCGGCGACGTCAAATACCACCAAGGCTTCTCTTCAGATGTTCAGACGCCCGGCGGCGTGGTGCATCTGGCCCTCGGGTTTAATCCGTCGCACCTCGAAATTATTGATCCGGTTACTTGCGGCTCCGTCCGCGCGCGGCAGGACCAGCGCCAGGATTCCACGCGCACGAAGGTAATGGGCGTGCTGATCCACGGCGACGCGGCCTTTGCGGGCCAGGGCGTCGTCTACGAGACCATGAACCTTTCGCAGACCCGCGGATACGGCACCGGTGGCACAATCCATATCGTGGTAAACAACCGGATCGGGTTCACCACGAGCCATCCGCTGGATGCGCGATCCGCGTTGTACTGCACGGACGTGGGTAAGGTGATCCAGGCCCCCATTTTCCACGTCAACGGCGATGATCCCGAAGCGGTTGCGTTTATTGTTCAGTTGGCTGTGCAATTCCGGATGGAGTTCCACCGGGACGTGATTATCGACCTGGTCTGTTATCGCCGGCATGGCCACAACGAGGCGGACGAGCCGGCCGCTACCCAGCCGATGATGTACAAGAAAATTCGCAAGCATCCGACCACTCGCCAGGTGTACGCCGAACATCTGATCCGACAGGGAATCATCCAGCCGGCCGACGCTGAGCGGATGGTGCAGGAGTATCGGGAAGCGCTCGAGGCAGGACGGCAGGTGGCGCCCAACATCGTTCTGGGCCGGAAAAACAAGTATCGCGTTAATTGGGCGAAATTCCGTGAGGCGAAATGGACGGACGATTACCAGACGGCCGTCCCGGCGGCGCGGATTCGGCAGCTCGGCCAGCGGATGAACGAGTTGCCCGAGGAGTTCGAACTGCATCCACGCGTCGCCAAGATCATCGACGATCGACTCAAGATGGCCTCGGGTGCGCTCCCTATCGATTGGGGATTTGCCGAGATCATGGCCTATGCGACCCTCCTGGTCGAAGGATACCCTGTTCGGCTTTCCGGGCAGGACAGCGGGCGAGGCACCTTCTTCCACCGCCACGCGGTCCTGCACAACCAGCGAAACGGCGATGAATACATTCCGCTCCAGCACCTCTCGGAAAACCAGGCGCCGTTCACGGTGATCGATTCCATCCTTTCTGAAGAGGCGGTACTGGGATTCGAATATGGTTACAGCGCGGCATCCCCAAACGCCTTAGTCATCTGGGAGGCGCAGTTCGGCGACTTTGCCAACGGGGCGCAGGTGGTCATCGACCAGTTCATCGTGGCGGCCGAACAGAAGTGGGGCCTCCTCAGCGGCTTGACCCTGATGCTGCCTCACGGCTGGGAGGGGCAGGGGCCCGAGCACACCTCGGCAAGGCTCGAGCGCTTCCTGCAATTGTGTGCGCAGGACAACATTCAGGTTTGTTACCCCAGCACGCCTGAGCAGATGTTCCACCTGCTGCGCCGGCAGATGCTTCGGCCCTATCGAAAGCCGCTGATCATCATGACGCCGAAGAGCATGCTCCGGCGCAAGATCACCTTTTCCACGCTCGAGGACCTCGCTTTTGGCCGCTTCGATCCCGTCATTGGGGAGATTGATCCCATAAAGCCCTCGGATGTCCGCCGCATCTGCCTCTGCACGGGCAAGGTGTACTGGGACCTTCTCGAAGCCCGGCGCGAGCGGCGCATTCAGGATATTGCGATCGTGCGGATCGAACAGTTGTATCCTTTTCCGCTGGATGATTTGATCCGTGAAATTCAAAGATATCCGCGCGCCCGCCAGGTCTACTGGGTGCAGGAAGAGCCTCAAAACCAGGGTGCCTGGTACCTGATTCAAGACCCGATCCGCCTTGCGATGTTGCCCGGCCAGACACTCCATTATGCGGGCCGAATCCCGATGGCGGCCCCCGCGGGCGGCGATTACAACAAGCATCTCGAACGCCAGCGCAAGCTCGTCGACGCAGCTCTCGCGCCGCGTCCCGGCGAGGAAACGACCCTGCTCACCGCGCAACCGCACCTGCTTGCCGTGTCCGAACCCGCCGTTGCAGGAGGAAAAACCTGA
- the odhB gene encoding 2-oxoglutarate dehydrogenase complex dihydrolipoyllysine-residue succinyltransferase — protein sequence MAAVEVKVPKFPESVSEGTLSRWHKKAGDIVKSGEKIADIETDKIVIEVTAPADGVLVEVAQPEGATVKGEQRIGSVDTAAEPGTMRSGAPSTSAFEPAATPTMPPPSGDGSRPSPTMEPASPTPIPAPVPASTPAAPSPETPTLETPSSDKEWPFDIPEEEFSPAVRRLIKEHKLNPAEIAGHGKGGRITKADVLRHLEHSPHLSRAFGSGVPAAPPPAETPASTGSAPAEAAGPVPSADRPIARVKMSRLRQRVAERLVQAQRTAAILTTFNEINMQAVVDLRARYKEAFEKEHGVKLGFMSFFVKAAVEALARYPIINASVEGDEIVYHQYFDIGIAVSSPRGLVVPVLRNAERLSMADIERQINDFSARAREGKLTIEELSGGTFTISNGGVFGSLLSTPILNPPQSGILGLHRIQERPVAENGQVVIRPMMFVALSYDHRIIDGREAVLFLVAIKEAIEDPARLLLQI from the coding sequence ATGGCCGCCGTCGAAGTGAAGGTCCCGAAATTCCCCGAGTCCGTTTCCGAGGGCACCCTGTCGCGTTGGCACAAAAAGGCCGGCGATATAGTCAAATCGGGTGAGAAAATCGCAGATATCGAAACCGACAAGATTGTCATTGAGGTGACGGCGCCCGCCGACGGAGTTCTCGTTGAAGTGGCCCAGCCAGAGGGTGCAACCGTCAAGGGCGAGCAGCGGATCGGAAGCGTCGACACGGCCGCCGAACCCGGCACGATGCGTAGCGGCGCGCCTTCAACATCCGCCTTCGAGCCGGCGGCAACGCCAACGATGCCCCCTCCGTCGGGAGATGGATCGCGGCCCTCGCCGACGATGGAGCCCGCCAGTCCTACGCCGATACCCGCTCCCGTCCCCGCGTCCACCCCCGCGGCACCCAGTCCGGAAACGCCTACCCTGGAGACGCCTTCCTCGGACAAGGAATGGCCGTTCGACATTCCAGAGGAGGAATTCAGCCCCGCTGTGCGGCGGTTGATCAAAGAGCACAAGCTCAATCCCGCGGAAATTGCAGGCCATGGCAAGGGCGGCCGGATCACCAAGGCTGACGTCCTCCGCCATTTGGAGCATTCGCCGCACTTGTCCCGCGCTTTCGGCAGCGGAGTCCCTGCCGCGCCGCCCCCCGCGGAGACGCCCGCGTCCACGGGGTCAGCGCCCGCCGAGGCCGCCGGGCCGGTTCCGTCGGCGGATCGCCCGATCGCGCGCGTAAAAATGAGCCGGCTCCGCCAGCGCGTGGCGGAGCGGCTGGTTCAGGCACAGCGCACGGCGGCGATCCTGACCACGTTCAATGAAATCAACATGCAGGCAGTCGTGGACCTGCGCGCGCGTTACAAGGAAGCCTTCGAGAAGGAGCACGGCGTGAAACTTGGTTTCATGTCGTTCTTCGTGAAGGCCGCGGTAGAGGCCCTTGCCCGATACCCAATCATCAATGCCTCCGTCGAGGGCGACGAAATCGTCTATCACCAATATTTCGACATCGGCATCGCGGTCAGTTCGCCGCGCGGGCTAGTGGTTCCAGTGCTGCGCAATGCGGAGAGGCTGTCGATGGCGGACATCGAGCGCCAGATCAACGATTTCAGCGCGCGCGCCCGTGAGGGTAAATTGACCATCGAGGAGTTGAGCGGCGGCACGTTCACCATTTCGAACGGCGGTGTTTTCGGTTCCCTGTTGAGCACCCCGATCCTCAATCCGCCGCAGAGCGGCATCCTCGGTCTTCATCGCATCCAGGAGCGACCGGTTGCGGAAAACGGGCAGGTGGTGATCCGCCCCATGATGTTCGTGGCACTGTCCTACGACCATCGCATCATCGACGGTCGGGAAGCTGTGCTGTTCCTCGTCGCGATCAAGGAAGCCATCGAGGACCCGGCGCGGTTGCTGCTTCAGATTTGA
- the lpdA gene encoding dihydrolipoyl dehydrogenase produces MRKFDVIVIGAGPAGYVAAIRCAQLGFATAVVDKWIGKDGRPALGGTCLNVGCIPSKALLESSEQYEQARHALESHGVRFKGLSFDVAAMIERKDKIVQTLTQGVQYLFKKNNITWIPGSARLASSTTVQVAPSGGGEIETIEARYIIIATGSVPRELPHVPVDGNLIVDSSGALEFKDVPPNLVIIGAGVIGLELGSVWKRLGSNVVLLEAMDTFLPMVDDQIAQAAHKEFERQGLDIRLGARVLSGKAGKRKVTVQYEDSKGSHELECDKLVVAVGRRPNTEKLNAEGIGLLIDERGFIHVDDHCRTNIPNIFAIGDVVRGPMLAHKGSEEGVMVAERLAGEEAKINYDVIPWVIYTSPEIAWVGKTERQLKQAARPYKTGVFPLSASGRAKAMAVSTGLVKIISDAKTDRILGVHMFAPAASELIMEAVVLMEFAASTEDLQRIVHAHPSISESLHEAALAADGRALHI; encoded by the coding sequence ATGAGAAAATTCGATGTTATTGTCATCGGCGCCGGTCCCGCGGGCTACGTCGCGGCGATCCGCTGCGCGCAGCTCGGCTTTGCCACCGCCGTGGTCGACAAATGGATCGGCAAGGATGGGCGACCCGCCCTTGGAGGTACCTGTCTCAACGTCGGCTGTATTCCGTCCAAGGCCCTCCTCGAGTCATCCGAGCAATATGAACAGGCGCGACACGCCCTTGAAAGCCACGGCGTGCGCTTCAAGGGACTTTCGTTCGACGTTGCCGCGATGATCGAGCGGAAGGACAAGATCGTCCAAACCCTCACCCAGGGGGTCCAATACCTTTTCAAAAAGAACAACATCACCTGGATTCCAGGCTCCGCGCGCCTCGCGTCCTCGACGACTGTTCAAGTGGCTCCCTCCGGCGGCGGAGAGATCGAAACTATCGAGGCACGCTACATCATCATCGCCACCGGCTCGGTGCCCCGGGAGCTGCCCCACGTGCCGGTGGACGGAAATCTGATCGTCGATTCCTCCGGCGCGCTCGAATTCAAGGATGTGCCCCCCAATCTGGTGATCATCGGCGCCGGCGTGATCGGGCTGGAGCTTGGCTCCGTCTGGAAACGGCTCGGATCGAATGTGGTTCTGCTCGAGGCCATGGACACATTCCTGCCGATGGTCGACGATCAAATTGCGCAGGCCGCTCACAAGGAGTTCGAACGGCAAGGGCTCGACATCCGTTTGGGCGCGCGCGTACTGTCGGGCAAGGCAGGCAAGCGGAAAGTCACCGTCCAGTACGAGGACAGTAAGGGCTCCCATGAGTTGGAATGCGACAAGTTGGTTGTCGCCGTGGGGCGCCGTCCTAACACGGAAAAGCTCAACGCCGAGGGAATCGGACTGCTGATCGACGAACGCGGCTTCATTCATGTGGACGACCATTGCCGCACAAATATCCCCAACATCTTCGCCATCGGCGATGTCGTCCGCGGGCCCATGCTCGCGCACAAAGGCTCCGAAGAGGGGGTCATGGTCGCCGAGCGGCTCGCCGGCGAGGAGGCGAAGATCAATTACGACGTTATTCCATGGGTCATCTACACTTCGCCGGAAATCGCCTGGGTGGGCAAGACCGAGCGCCAACTCAAGCAAGCGGCGCGGCCCTACAAGACCGGCGTGTTCCCCTTGTCCGCCAGCGGACGCGCCAAGGCGATGGCCGTTTCCACCGGGCTGGTGAAGATCATTTCCGACGCCAAGACCGACCGGATCCTCGGCGTCCATATGTTCGCCCCGGCCGCTTCGGAACTTATTATGGAGGCGGTGGTGCTGATGGAATTTGCGGCGAGCACCGAAGACCTCCAGCGCATCGTCCACGCCCACCCGTCGATCTCGGAAAGCCTGCACGAAGCGGCCCTCGCGGCGGACGGCCGCGCCTTGCATATCTGA